One Ficedula albicollis isolate OC2 chromosome 15, FicAlb1.5, whole genome shotgun sequence genomic window carries:
- the SF3A1 gene encoding splicing factor 3A subunit 1, with the protein MPAGPVQAVPPAQPAPPAESKPPEEEPKEEAAPAKPVVGIIYPPPEVRNIVDKTASFVARNGPEFEARIRQNEINNPKFNFLNPNDPYHAYYRHKVSEFKEGKAQEPSAAIPKVMQQQQSAQQQLPQKVQAQVIQETVVPKEPPPEFEFIADPPSISAFDLDVVKLTAQFVARNGRQFLTQLMQKEQRNYQFDFLRPQHSLFNYFTKLVEQYTKILIPPKGLLLKLKKEAENPKEVLDQVYYRVEWAKFQERERKKEEEEKEKERVAYAQIDWHDFVVVETVDFQPNEQGNFPPPTTPEELGARILIQERYEKFGESEEVEMEVESDEEDEKQEKTDEPPAQLDQDTQVQDMDEGSDDEDEGQKVPPPPETPMPPPLPPTPDQVIVRKDYDPKASKPLPPAPAPDEYLVSPITGEKIPASKMQEHMRIGLLDPRWLEQRDRSIREKQSDDEVYAPGLDIESSLKQLAERRTDIFGVEETAIGKKIGEEEIQKPEEKVTWDGHSGSMARTQQAAQANITLQEQIEAIHKAKGLVPEDDSKEKIGPSKPNEIPQPPPPSSASNPPASAQPITSVPRPPTMPPPVRAAVVSAVPVMPRPPMTSVVRLPPGSVIATPMPPIIHTPRINVVPMPPSAPPIMSPRPPPASIPAFVPAPPVAPVPSPAPMPPVHPPPPMEDEPVSKKLKSEDSLIPEEEFLRRNKGPVTVKVQVPNMQDKTEWKLNGQVLVFTLPLSDQVSVIKVKIHEATGMPAGKQKLQYEGIFIKDSNSLAYYNMTSGSLIHLALKERGGRKK; encoded by the exons CCAGAAGAGGAGCCAAAAGAGGAAGCAGCACCAGCCAAGCCTGTGGTGGGAATTATTTACCCTCCTCCAGAGGTCAGGAATATTGTGGACAAGACTGCCAGCTTTGTAGCCAG AAATGGTCCAGAATTTGAAGCCCGAATTCGtcagaatgaaataaataacCCCAAGTTCAACTTCTTGAACCCCAACGACCCTTACCATGCCTACTACCGGCACAAGGTCAGCGAGTTCAAGGAGGGCAAAGCCCAGGAGCCCTCAGCTGCCATCCCCAAGgtcatgcagcagcagcagagtgcccagcagcagctcccacagaaG gtgcaggCCCAGGTGATCCAGGAGACCGTGGTTCCCAAGGAGCCCCCGCCCGAGTTCGAGTTCATCGCCGACCCTCCGTCCATCTCGGCCTTCGACCTGGACGTGGTGAAGCTCACGGCGCAGTTCGTGGCCCGCAACGGGAGGCAGTTCCTCACCCAGCTCatgcagaaggagcagaggaattACCAGTTTGATTTCCTTcgcccccagcacagcctgttcAACTACTTCACCAAGCTGGTGGAGCAGTACACAAAG ATCTTGATCCCACCGAAGGGTTTGCTCCTCAAGCTCAAGAAGGAGGCCGAAAACCCCAAGGAAGTCTTGGATCAG GTCTATTACAGAGTGGAGTGGGCCAAGTTCCAGGAGcgagagagaaagaaggaagaggaggagaaggagaaggagcgTGTTGCTTATGCCCAGATTGACTGGCACGACTTCGTGGTTGTGGAAACAGTTGACTTCCAGCCCAACGAGCAAG GGAATTTCCCTCCTCCCACCACTCCAGAAGAGCTGGGAGCTCGAATCCTGATCCAGGAGCGTTATGAGAAGTTTGGGGAAAGTGAGGAGGTGGAGATGGAGGTGGAATCAGATGAGGAAGatgaaaagcaagagaaaacagatgagcctccagcccagctggatCAGGACACACAAGTGCAGGATATGGATGAG GGGTCagatgatgaagatgaaggTCAGAaggttcctcctcctccagaaaCTCCGATGCCTCCCCCACTCCCTCCCACACCAGATCAGGTCATTGTGCGGAAAGATTATGATCCCAAAG CCTCAAAACCGTTACCACCTGCCCCGGCTCCGGATGAGTACCTGGTGTCTCCCATCACTGGAGAAAAGATTCCTGCCAGTAAAATGCAGGAGCACATGAGGATCGGGCTCCTGGATCCACGGTGGCTGGAGCAGCGGGATCGATCCATCCGGGAGAAGCAGAGTGATGACGAGGTCTATGCCCCAG GTTTGGATATTGAGAGCAGCCTGAAGCAGCTGGCTGAGCGTCGTACTGATATCTTTGGTGTAGAAGAGACTGCCATTGGTAAAAAGATTGGTGAAGAAGAGATCCAGAAACCAGAGGAAAAG GTGACTTGGGATGGCCACTCAGGCAGCATGGCCCGCACACAGCAGGCTGCTCAGGCCAATATCACTCTGCAAGAGCAAATTGAAGCCATCCACAAGGCCAAGGGACTGGTGCCAGAGGATGACAGCAAGGAGAAGATCGGGCCCAGCAAACCCAATGAGATACCCCAGCCACCccctccttcctcagcctccaacccccctgccagcGCCCAGCCCATCACATCTGTACCTCGTCCACCCACC ATGCCCCCTCCGGTCCGTGCCGCCGTGGTTTCTGCCGTGCCGGTCATGCCTCGTCCCCCCATGACGTCGGTGGTGCGGCTGCCCCCGGGCTCCGTCATTGCCACGCCCATGCCTCCCATCATCCACACCCCGCGCATCAACGTGGTGCCCATGCCCCCCTCGGCGCCCCCCATCATGAGCCCCCGCccgccccccg CATCCATTCCAGCCtttgtccctgctcctcccgTGGCTCCGGTCCCGTCCCCGGCGCCGATGCCGCCGGTTCACCCCCCGCCGCCCATGGAGGATGAGCCCGTCTCCAAGAAACTGAAGAGTGAGGACAGCCTGATTCCAGAGGAGGAATTCCTGCGCAGGAACAAG GGCCCGGTCACGGTCAAAGTCCAGGTTCCCAACATGCAGGACAAGACAGAATGGAAGCTGAATGGCCAAGTGCTGGTGTTCACCCTGCCCCTGTCAGACCAG GTGTCTGTTATAAAGGTTAAGATCCACGAGGCCACAGGGATGCCAGCTgggaagcag